The proteins below are encoded in one region of Sminthopsis crassicaudata isolate SCR6 chromosome 1, ASM4859323v1, whole genome shotgun sequence:
- the CENPH gene encoding centromere protein H isoform X1 → MEVRGARTRQTTRRFSQAVGSEESEKKEGVRGAQSPVTGSSPRRNAPGGEKDVPRATPHSGPRPRRSLRGRGVNVREEGEEEKKEEAVAEKHLAAPSATPGSSRDSRREEDEGAGARSGALRRSQRRSITHTLKEDEGAPSTESRRVRRSGRRSSRRKEEEVRRRSTGKNAQQDQEVRPDRSPLGPDSPEEDEGEVRDTLGAKLSVNRLLRKEEGKEGGSNRSLRSKSRISRDLDVPEEEEEGEVEEEVRIPMSLRPKSGTSGSAKAQGAAPVSARSSASRNSRGEGEAAPETGATPRRGWSGGDVRVREQEEDGQGAGAWRRRASAWAKYAVGGEDEETPGARDAPHRTDKVPAVASGHLGPEGWGEEKLVRRSQRPAPGPGRDVTDIAPDSGAPQTRPTDRSRPGSPPAASGSKENEEKESEEDEDWNMVRQLLRLKNQIKQQLMEYKADVEASKMSPTEECTEDNLIQKIEDLERKMEEMKIELEAKTLALKRIQVAHALEKKLEKKDDDFEPIWAIMKNILTVNGSILKAQQLTRDLEEKMLEVKKKRLMFKKAGEEKVLEIKAENKKKKDESSLLNNSPLLIKMKKNLQKEIDTTVIIQNVLQHIVMAAKIDWAADPALKTLILQFEKNLNFI, encoded by the exons ATGGAAGTGCGGGGCGCCAGGACCCGGCAGACCACGCGCCGCTTCAGCCAGGCTGTGGGCAgtgaagagagtgagaaaaaggaaggggtgCGGGGCGCCCAGTCCCCAGTCACCGGGAGCAGCCCCCGCCGGAATGCTCCGGGGGGAGAGAAGGACGTTCCGCGAGCCACGCCTCACTCCGGCCCCAGGCCTAGGCGCTCTCTGCGCGGCAGGGGTGTGAACGTtcgggaggagggagaggaggagaagaaggaggaagcgGTGGCTGAGAAGCATCTAGCAGCTCCGAGCGCCACGCCCGGCTCCAGCCGGGACTCTCGCCGGGAGGAGGACGAGGGAGCGGGAGCACGGAGCGGCGCATTGCGGCGTTCCCAGCGCCGCTCTATAACACATACCCTGAAGGAGGACGAGGGAGCGCCGAGCACCGAGTCCCGGCGAGTCAGGCGCAGCGGCCGCAGGAGCTCtcggagaaaagaggaggaagtgcGGCGTCGCAGCACCGGCAAGAATGcgcagcaggaccaggaggtccgGCCGGACCGCAGCCCCCTCGGCCCCGACTCCCCGGAGGAGGACGAAGGGGAGGTCCGGGACACCCTCGGCGCCAAACTTAGTGTAAACCGGCTTCTccggaaggaggagggaaaggaaggagggagcaaCAGGTCCTTGCGCTCCAAGAGCAGGATCAGTCGGGACTTGGATGTgccagaggaagaagaggaaggagaggtagAAGAGGAAGTCCGCATCCCCATGTCCCTGCGCCCCAAAAGCGGGACTAGCGGGAGCGCAAAAGCTCAGGGCGCTGCACCTGTGAGCGCCAGAAGTAGTGCGAGCAGGAACTcgcggggggagggggaggccgcGCCCGAGACAGGCGCCACGCCCCGGCGCGGCTGGAGCGGCGGAGATGTGAGAGTGCGGGAGCAAGAGGAGGACGGACAGGGGGCTGGGGCCTGGAGGCGGAGGGCGTCCGCCTGGGCCAAATACGCGGTTGGAGGCGAAGACGAGGAAACGCCGGGCGCCCGAGACGCTCCGCACCGGACAGACAAAGTGCCGGCTGTCGCGTCCGGCCACTTAGGCCcggaggggtggggagaggaaaagctGGTGCGGAGGTCCCAGCGCCCAGCGCCCGGCCCGGGCCGGGACGTTACAGACATTGCGCCGGACTCCGGCGCCCCGCAGACCAGGCCCACGGACCGGAGCAGACCCGGGTCCCCTCCGGCCGCGTCCGGTagtaaagagaatgaagaaaaagaaagcgaGGAGGATGAGGATTGGAATATGGTTCGGCAGCTGCTCAG ACTAAAGAATCAAATTAAACAACAACTAATGGAATATAAAGCAGATGTTGAAGCAA GTAAAATGAGTCCTACAGAAGAATGTACAGAAGATAACTTAATTCAAAA GATTgaagatctagaaaggaaaatggaagaaatgaagaTTGAGTTAGAAGCAAAAACTCTAGCTTTAAAAAG GATCCAGGTTGCACATGCCCttgagaaaaaactggaaaaaaaggatGATGATTTTGa ACCAATCTGGGcaattatgaaaaacattttaactgTTAATGGTTCAATCCTGAAAGCACAGCAG CTAACTCGGGACCTGGAGGAGAAAATGCTGGAAGTTAAGAAGAAGAGATTAA TGtttaaaaaagctggagaagaaaaggtaCTAGAAATAAAGgctgagaataaaaagaaaaaagatgaatcaAGCCTCCTGAACAATAGTCCCTTGctaattaaaatgaagaaaaacctACAAAAGGAGATAGACACAACTGTCATTATTCAAAATGTTCTTCAG cATATTGTTATGGCAGCAAAGATCGACTGGGCAGCGGATCCAGCCTTGAAGACTCTTATTTTacagtttgaaaaaaatttaaattttatttga
- the CENPH gene encoding centromere protein H isoform X2 — protein MEVRGARTRQTTRRFSQAVGSEESEKKEGVRGAQSPVTGSSPRRNAPGGEKDVPRATPHSGPRPRRSLRGRGVNVREEGEEEKKEEAVAEKHLAAPSATPGSSRDSRREEDEGAGARSGALRRSQRRSITHTLKEDEGAPSTESRRVRRSGRRSSRRKEEEVRRRSTGKNAQQDQEVRPDRSPLGPDSPEEDEGEVRDTLGAKLSVNRLLRKEEGKEGGSNRSLRSKSRISRDLDVPEEEEEGEVEEEVRIPMSLRPKSGTSGSAKAQGAAPVSARSSASRNSRGEGEAAPETGATPRRGWSGGDVRVREQEEDGQGAGAWRRRASAWAKYAVGGEDEETPGARDAPHRTDKVPAVASGHLGPEGWGEEKLVRRSQRPAPGPGRDVTDIAPDSGAPQTRPTDRSRPGSPPAASGSKENEEKESEEDEDWNMVRQLLRLKNQIKQQLMEYKADVEASKMSPTEECTEDNLIQKIEDLERKMEEMKIELEAKTLALKRIQVAHALEKKLEKKDDDFEPIWAIMKNILTVNGSILKAQQLTRDLEEKMLEVKKKRLMFKKAGEEKVLEIKAENKKKKDESSLLNNSPLLIKMKKNLQKEIDTTVIIQNVLQNVQSSMLCLLA, from the exons ATGGAAGTGCGGGGCGCCAGGACCCGGCAGACCACGCGCCGCTTCAGCCAGGCTGTGGGCAgtgaagagagtgagaaaaaggaaggggtgCGGGGCGCCCAGTCCCCAGTCACCGGGAGCAGCCCCCGCCGGAATGCTCCGGGGGGAGAGAAGGACGTTCCGCGAGCCACGCCTCACTCCGGCCCCAGGCCTAGGCGCTCTCTGCGCGGCAGGGGTGTGAACGTtcgggaggagggagaggaggagaagaaggaggaagcgGTGGCTGAGAAGCATCTAGCAGCTCCGAGCGCCACGCCCGGCTCCAGCCGGGACTCTCGCCGGGAGGAGGACGAGGGAGCGGGAGCACGGAGCGGCGCATTGCGGCGTTCCCAGCGCCGCTCTATAACACATACCCTGAAGGAGGACGAGGGAGCGCCGAGCACCGAGTCCCGGCGAGTCAGGCGCAGCGGCCGCAGGAGCTCtcggagaaaagaggaggaagtgcGGCGTCGCAGCACCGGCAAGAATGcgcagcaggaccaggaggtccgGCCGGACCGCAGCCCCCTCGGCCCCGACTCCCCGGAGGAGGACGAAGGGGAGGTCCGGGACACCCTCGGCGCCAAACTTAGTGTAAACCGGCTTCTccggaaggaggagggaaaggaaggagggagcaaCAGGTCCTTGCGCTCCAAGAGCAGGATCAGTCGGGACTTGGATGTgccagaggaagaagaggaaggagaggtagAAGAGGAAGTCCGCATCCCCATGTCCCTGCGCCCCAAAAGCGGGACTAGCGGGAGCGCAAAAGCTCAGGGCGCTGCACCTGTGAGCGCCAGAAGTAGTGCGAGCAGGAACTcgcggggggagggggaggccgcGCCCGAGACAGGCGCCACGCCCCGGCGCGGCTGGAGCGGCGGAGATGTGAGAGTGCGGGAGCAAGAGGAGGACGGACAGGGGGCTGGGGCCTGGAGGCGGAGGGCGTCCGCCTGGGCCAAATACGCGGTTGGAGGCGAAGACGAGGAAACGCCGGGCGCCCGAGACGCTCCGCACCGGACAGACAAAGTGCCGGCTGTCGCGTCCGGCCACTTAGGCCcggaggggtggggagaggaaaagctGGTGCGGAGGTCCCAGCGCCCAGCGCCCGGCCCGGGCCGGGACGTTACAGACATTGCGCCGGACTCCGGCGCCCCGCAGACCAGGCCCACGGACCGGAGCAGACCCGGGTCCCCTCCGGCCGCGTCCGGTagtaaagagaatgaagaaaaagaaagcgaGGAGGATGAGGATTGGAATATGGTTCGGCAGCTGCTCAG ACTAAAGAATCAAATTAAACAACAACTAATGGAATATAAAGCAGATGTTGAAGCAA GTAAAATGAGTCCTACAGAAGAATGTACAGAAGATAACTTAATTCAAAA GATTgaagatctagaaaggaaaatggaagaaatgaagaTTGAGTTAGAAGCAAAAACTCTAGCTTTAAAAAG GATCCAGGTTGCACATGCCCttgagaaaaaactggaaaaaaaggatGATGATTTTGa ACCAATCTGGGcaattatgaaaaacattttaactgTTAATGGTTCAATCCTGAAAGCACAGCAG CTAACTCGGGACCTGGAGGAGAAAATGCTGGAAGTTAAGAAGAAGAGATTAA TGtttaaaaaagctggagaagaaaaggtaCTAGAAATAAAGgctgagaataaaaagaaaaaagatgaatcaAGCCTCCTGAACAATAGTCCCTTGctaattaaaatgaagaaaaacctACAAAAGGAGATAGACACAACTGTCATTATTCAAAATGTTCTTCAG aatgtccaaagtagCATGCTTTGCCTTTTGGCATAG